The Synechococcus sp. M16.1 genome includes the window GTAGACATCGGGCCCCATCGGCTCAAACCGAATCTGAACCGAAGACGCGTCCACAACTGCTGTTTTGGCCTGTGCCATAGCGGGATCGGGTCAACACTCTGTTTGCCAAACCGAGTGCTAGAGCCAGGAACTACATCTTTCACCGGTAACAACAACCACACTGCTGCGTCCACGAAGAAGCAGCTTCTTAAGCAAAGATCCGGAAAAAACGTTCAGTGCGTTACCCATCCGTGCAGGCCTCACCACACACGACCGTTCCGCCACTCCACCCACCAGATCAGCAGCAGCACGAGCACCGACAGCACCAGGGCGAACTGACTGGCCACCAGCAAAAACTGAAAGCCAGAGAGACCAACAAGGCCAGCCATCAAAGGAAGCATTTGGATCATCCCTCCTCCTGCAACAAGGTGAAGTCGAAGCGTTCCGGCCAGAACTGACTGCCCATCAGCATCACAATCGCCGACACGGCCGCCGAAAACACAGCAGCGCAGTAAGGCGCGATCAGCCCATAGGCGAGCAGGCCCACAACGCTGCCGGCAAGCATGGCCGCAATGGCAGCCGTGCGGTTGGCTGTACGCCAGTACAAACCGCAGGCCACAGGCCAAACCGTGGAGGCCACCAGGGCACCGGTGAAGAACAGCACCGACGCCAGCGAATCCAGCCGCGGCCAGGACAGCGCCAGGGTGATGACGGCCAATCCCACCACCATCAACCGCGCCGCCTGCTTGAGCTGCAGGTCGCTGGCCTGGGGCCTCAACAGGCGGAAGTACACATCCTCCGCCAACAGATCGGCGGTGGATGCCAGCAGGGAATCGAGGGTGGAGGTGAGCGAGGCAAACACCACCACAAACACCAAGGCTGCGCCACCCGCCCCGAGCAGATCGGCTGCCATCACAGGGAACACCATGTTCACCTGCTCGAGAGGCAACTCACGGGCCAGGGCCACCAGTCCGATGGAGCCCGTCACCATCGGCACGCTCATCCAGGCGATCCCCCCCAACACGAAGGAGGTCATCACCACCGAGCGCCGGCTGGCGAACACCCGGGACCACCAGATGTTGTTGTGAAACACCTCGCCCATCGAAAAGAGAGCGGAATTCCAGGCGATCAACAAGCCCGCCGGCAGCAGCAGATCAAGCCGATCGGGATGCCGGGCCAGCAAGGAGGCATGCACCTCAGGCATCGGGAATTGACGGAAGGCAAGCACCGCCACCACCGCCAGCAACACCATGATCAATAGCGACTGAATGAAATCGGTGCCGATCACAGCCCGCATTCCGCCGAACAGGGTGTAGACGGTGGCAACACCAATCACCACCACCATTCCCACGTGGTAATCGAAGCCTGAAAGGGCCTGCAGCAGCAGGCCAGCACCCATCGCCTGGGTCATCAGAAAGCCCAGGGTGTAGATCGCGGTGATCAACATGAACACCCACCAGGCCAGACGCCCGTAGCGCAGGCGAATGAAGTCGCCGCTGGTGCGCCCGTTGGGCATCAACTGCTTGATCCGCGAGGCCAGGGGGGCGAACAGAATCAAGCCAAGCCCTGC containing:
- a CDS encoding sodium:solute symporter family protein, which encodes MSADSVPFLQPGIAWALVVLFSVLWVALGIAWGRRGQGNADDYMLAGRNIGLALSTATLMASWVTGNTTLLAPEFGYKTGLWGMFSYALAGLGLILFAPLASRIKQLMPNGRTSGDFIRLRYGRLAWWVFMLITAIYTLGFLMTQAMGAGLLLQALSGFDYHVGMVVVIGVATVYTLFGGMRAVIGTDFIQSLLIMVLLAVVAVLAFRQFPMPEVHASLLARHPDRLDLLLPAGLLIAWNSALFSMGEVFHNNIWWSRVFASRRSVVMTSFVLGGIAWMSVPMVTGSIGLVALARELPLEQVNMVFPVMAADLLGAGGAALVFVVVFASLTSTLDSLLASTADLLAEDVYFRLLRPQASDLQLKQAARLMVVGLAVITLALSWPRLDSLASVLFFTGALVASTVWPVACGLYWRTANRTAAIAAMLAGSVVGLLAYGLIAPYCAAVFSAAVSAIVMLMGSQFWPERFDFTLLQEEG